The DNA region TTGATCAGATGGTACAGCTCCCACAGCGTGGCCGAGGCGGTCACCTGCCGGTGATGGGCGTTGGTCACCGCATACCGGGCGATGAGCGGATTCCATGCTTCCAGCCGTCGGTACACATCTTCCGCCCGGGCGATGAACGCGCAAAACGGTTCTTCCAGCCCTGCTTCGCGGATGTGGGGCGGGACGGTGTAGCCGAACCGGATGACGGGTTCACTGAAGGAGAAATGAGTGCGCCTGTTGTGACGGAGCAACTGGTGCCAGTTGGCTTCCGAAATCTTCATCTCCATCCGGTACGTGAGATGATGCAGTTCATCCAGCGGATTGTCGAAGAAGCGCAGGCGGGAAAGAGCTTCTTCGGCGATTTGCTCTTTTTCTTCCGGAGCCAATCCGGCAGACACCCGTGCGGCTTCTTCCCACGAGAGGGACGCTTCCCGAACCAGCAAATGGGTGGCAAGCTCGGTCAGGCAATCTTCGTAATCCGGCAGAAACGTGAATCGGGCGGACGGCCCCTTCTCGCGGACGGGTTCTTCCTTGCGGAAACGGCTCAAACGGTTTTTCAGCGAGTCCCGGGTCTCCGTCAGGTATTCGTTGGGGTTGACGTATTTGAGCAGGGTGGGGATGACCCGGCTGATTTCCCGTTCCATCTCCCGGGCCAACCGGCGGCACTCTTCATGGGGACTGGACAGAAGCCGGACCAGCGTGTCGCGGAGCGCCCGGCCGTTGCCGGTCATGCCCAGATTGGTCAGGGTGGCCAGGGTGAGCACGTATCGGGCATCTTCAAACGCGATTTTTTCCAGACGAAGCCGCCAGGCCCGTTCCGTTTCGTTTTCCCCGCGCTTTTCCGTCTTTTCCAGATGGTTGGTGAGGCCCGTCATCAGCCGTTCGTACACGTCAAACGCTTCTTCGTTCAGTGACAGAAACAGCGATTTCAGCTCCGGCACCTCGTCCAGTTCCGGCGGAACGTACACGTCGCCGCGTCTGGGGCGTTGGTATCGCTGGCTGTATTCGGTGAAGCTGTTGAACGAATTGGCCAGCTCCAGTTCCGCCGAGGCCAGCCGGCTGATCCGTTCGATGCCGATATGGGCGACGGCGTGTTCGGCCACGCTGGAATGGCCGTATCCCACCACCCATTTCTCGTGGAACCGGGCCGCTTTCTCCGAGAAAGCCGTGGCGATCGATCCGGAATTCATGTCCACCGCCAGCTCTTCATCTTCGAGAAGTTTGCGAAGATTGTCCCGGAAGCTGGCCGGACTCCGGCTCACATACGCAAAAATCACGGCGATCACTTCTTCGGGCAAATTGAAAATGGTGTACACGTTCCGGTCCAGATTGGACACATAGCGGGAAAGATCCACGCGGCTCTTCTCGTTCATCGGGCATTCCTCCTTGCACATACGATAGATTGTACCATTGATGAGCCGGATGCGCTCGGTCTTGTGACTGGAAATCCGCGGTCGCATGTTCAACGTGATGTTCAGCAAGGACGGATGCCGGGCATGGAGGAGTACCGGGAGAGAAGAAAGTTTTCAGTCAGTGGACAATCTCCGCCGCATACACATGGGACGAGGAGGGAGTGTCCATGCGCATTCGGCGGAGACTGGTGCGGCGACCGGGATTTCCGGCGATCGGGATGAGCCGTCACGGAATGAAAGTGCTGGTGGCGGTGATCGTGTTGGGCGTGTTGTTTCAGATGATCTGGATGGTTGAAAAAAATCTGGAACCGGTGCTGCTGACCATCGCCAATACCAAAGTGAAGAAAATCGCCCAGGATGCCATGCTGGACGGGATTCGCGACGTGCAACGATCATTGGGCGGGGAAATGGGGCGGTTGATGGCCGTCGAAAAGGGAGAGGACGGGAAAATCACGTTCGTCAAAATCGACCCGGACCTGCAGGCAAAGATTTACGAGCGGGTGACCGGGCGAATCATGGACAAGATGATCCAGCTGGAACAAACCAGAATCGAGGTCACGTTGGGGCAAATCCTGCAGAACAATCTGTTGGCCGAATACGGTCCGGACATTCCGATTCAGATCTGGCCCAAAGGCGCCCCAAAGGTCAATCTGGTTCCGAAGATGGAATCGCAGGGGATCAACATGGTGATGGTGACCCTCCATCTGGAAGTTCACACCGAGATGGGCATGGTCGTACCGTTCACGGAGCAGAGCATTCCGGTTGATTTTCGGTACCCGATCGCCCAGGCCGTCGTGGTGGGGGAAGTGCCCGATTACTATTTCTACAACGATCTCGGTCAAATCAAGCAGGAGTCGGTGGGGACGCCGCATCATCCCGTACCCCCGGTGCCTTCCGGAAAAGAGGCTCCATAGCGCTCACGGACGGGGTTGAAAAGACCGGGACACGGCATGTTTGTTCGGGAAAGTCGGTCAGTCTTTGAAAGGATTATTAACTTTTTGTGTAGAAAATAGGGACATCCAAAATATTTTGTTGTATTATAAAAACGATTAATCCACTCATCCTTTTGAATTGAATCATAAGTGCGAGATTTTACCCCGAGGTGATCCGATGACCCAACCTGTCCTGGAGATCAAGCAACTGAAGCTGCACTTTTTTACGGACAAAGGCGTGGTCAAGGCGGTGGACGGGCTGGATCTCACCATTCATGAAGGTGAGATTGTCGGCTTGGTGGGGGAATCCGGCTGCGGGAAAAGCGTCACCTCGTTGGCGATCATGGGACTGGTGTCCAAACCGGGCAAGATCGTGGACGGCTCCATCCTGTTTCAGGGGAAGGATCTGACCCGCCTGCCCCCGCGGGAGATGCGGAAGATTCGGGGCAAGGAGATTGCCATGATCTTTCAGGAGCCGATGACTTCGCTCAACCCGTTGTTCACCATCGGAGATCAGTTGGTGGAAGCGATTCGCACTCATCGTTCCTGTTCCAAAAAAGAGGCCCGGGAGCTTTCGATGGAGATGCTGAAAAAAGTGGGCATCTCCCGGGAAGGCGTCCTGGATGATTATCCGCACCAACTCTCCGGCGGCATGCGACAACGGGTGATGATTGCGATGGCCATGGTGTTGAATCCCCGACTGTTGATCGCCGACGAACCGACCACGGCCCTCGACGTGACCATCCAGGCGCAGATTCTCGATTTGATGCGCTTTCTGAACAAGGAGTTCGGCACCGCGATTCTGCTCATCACCCACGACATGGGGGTGGTTGCGGAGATGTGCGATCGCGTGGTGGTCATGTATGCCGGACAGGTGGTGGAACAGACGGAGTGTCGCAAACTGTTCCGTTCCCCCAAGCACCCGTATACCGAAGGACTGTTGAAGTCCATTCCCAAGCTGGATGAACAGCGGAAACGGCTGTATGCCATTCCGGGGCAGGTTCCCACGCCGCTCAACATGCCGGATGGTTGCCGGTTTGCACCGCGCTGCGAGAAGGTGATGGACATTTGCCGGGTGCGGGGACCGGAACTGCTCCCGGCGGATGAAGGCCACCTCAGCCGTTGTTTCCTGCATCAGGAGGAGGCGTTGCGTCATGGAACTGCTCAAGGTTGAGGGGCTCAAAAAAGTGTTCCCCGTCCGCGGCGGTATTTTTGGCAGAAAAGTCGGTGAAATCGTCGCCGTGGATGATGTGAGCTTCACGGTCCGACGAGGAGAAACGTTGGGACTGGTGGGGGAATCCGGCTGCGGAAAATCGACGACGGGACGCTCCATTCTCCGGTTGTACGAACCGACGGCGGGAAAGGTGGAGTTTGAAGGAAGGGATTTGTTGTCCCTCGACGAGGAAGAGATGCGCAAAGCACGGCGCGATCTGCAAATGGTGTTTCAGGATCCGTTCGCTTCGCTCAATCCGAGGATGAAAGTGGCGGAGATCCTGGAGGAGCCGCTGATCGTGCACGGCATCGGAACGGCCGCCGAGCGAAAGGAACAAGTGCGGGAACTGTTGTCCGTGGTGGGGTTGGACAAGACCCACGGCAGTCGGTATCCTCACCAGTTCAGCGGCGGTCAGCGGCAACGGATCGGCATCGCCCGGGCCCTTTCCACTCGTCCGAAGCTGATTGTGGCGGACGAACCCGTATCGGCACTGGACGTGTCCATCCAGTCACAGGTGCTCAATCTGATGATGGATTTGCAGGAACAATTTGAACTCACCTACATCTTCATCGCTCATGACTTGTCCGTCGTGAAACACATCAGCAACCGTGTGGGCGTGATGTATCTGGGTCGGGTGGTGGAACTGGCCGACCGCAACGAACTGTATGAAAAACCGTTGCATCCGTACACGCAGGCGCTTCTCTCCGCCGTCCCCGTGCCCGATCCCGAGGCGAAGCGGGAACGCATCATTCTGAAGGGAGACGTTCCCAGTCCGGCGAACCCGCCGAAGGGCTGCGCCTTCCATCCCCGCTGCCCTCACGTGATGGACATTTGCAAGGAAGTCCGGCCCGCGTTCGAAGACCAGGGCGGCGGACACTTTGTCGCCTGTCACTTGATGAAAAAGGCGGAAGTTTGAGAGAGCACGATCACGGCCGACGGAATTTGAACCGGGCCATGCGGCAATGTGCTTGACAAACCTGCAACCTGTTCATCATGTCGGGGAGGTGGTGGGAGAGAGAATCGGCAGCCCGGATGTGGATTTTGTCGGGACTTCCGCAGTTACCAGCAGAAAAGGGGGCAATGCAAGGTGAAAAAACGCGTTTGGCTTTTGTCGCTGGCCATGATTTTCGTCTTCTCTTCGTTTTTGATGGCGTGCGGGAAAGACGCAGCCGAAAAGCCGAAGGAAAAAACGCTGATTTACGGCCGCGGCGCCGATTCCAAACTGCTTGACCCGATTCAGGTCACGGACGGGGAATCCATCAACGTGACGGATCAGATCTTCGATACGCTGGTGGAATACGACCGCGATTCCACCCAAGTGGTGCCCGGTCTGGCCGAAAGCTGGGAAACCAGCCCCGACGGACTGGAATGGACGTTCAAACTCCGCCAAGACGTGAAGTTCCATGACGGGACTCCGTTCAACGCCGAAGCGGTGGTGTACAACTTCAACCGCTGGATGGACAAAAACCATCCGGAGCACAAAGGCGGGGAATTCCCGTATTACGGGTACATGTTCGGCGGATACAAGGGGGATCCGGGGCATGTCATCAAGAATGTGACCGCCGTGGACGAGTTCACCGTGAAGTTTGAACTCAACAGCCCGCAAGCCCCGTTTTTGAGCAACCTGGCGATGTCTCCGTTCGCCATCGGTTCGCCGACGGCCATCAAGAAAGACCCGGAAGGATTCGCCCGCAATCCGGTCGGAACCGGTGCGTTCATGTTCAAGGAGTGGAAACAGAACGACTCCATCACGCTCGTGAAGAATCCGAATTACTGGAAACAAGGGTATCCGAAGCTGGATAAGCTGATCTTCAAGTCGATTCCCGACAACTCCGCCCGGTTCACCGCGCTCAAATCGGGCGACATCGACATGATGGACGGTCTCAACCCCAATGACGTGAAACTGGTCGAATCCGACAGCAACCTCCAGTTGTTCAAGCAATCGGGCATGAACGTCGGCTACCTGGCGATGAACACGGAGAAAAAACCGTTTGACAATCCGAAGGTGCGTCAGGCGATCAACCACGCCGTGAACAAACAAGCCATCGTTGACACCCTGTTCGCCGGATTGGCGGTTCCCGCCGTCAACCCCATGCCGGAATCGATCTGGGGTTACAACAAAAACGTCAAAGATTATGAGTTCGATCTGGAAAAAGCCAAGCAACTGCTGGCCGAAGCCGGTTATCCGAACGGTTTTGAAGTCGAGTTTTACGCCATGACCGAGCCGCGTCCGTACATGCCGGACGGGAAGAAAGTGGCTGAATTCATTCAGGCGGATCTCGCCAAGATCGGCATCAAGGCCAAAATCGTCACCTATGACTGGCAAACCTACCTGGATCGCACGGGCAAAGGGGAACATGCCATGGCGCTCCTGGGTTGGAGCGGGGACAACGGGGACCCGGACAACTTCCTGTACGTCCTGCTTGACAAAGACAACGCGAAAGCACCGGATGCCGGAAACATCGCGTTCTACAAGAGCGACGCCGTGCATGATTTGCTGATCAAGGCCCAGCAGACCAGTGACGTGAAAGAACGGACCCAATTGTATGAAAAAGCCCAGGAAATCATCAAGCAGGATGCTCCGTGGGTGCCGCTGGTGCACAGCGTGGTTCCCTATGCCGCTTCCAAGAAAGTGACCGGCTTCAAGCCGCACCTGATCAACCTGAATCTCGACACGGTGGATCTGCAATAATCGGAGTGAACGAGTGGCATTGCGCGGTCTGTCCGCCAATGCCACTTTTCCACATCGCAGCAATCGGGAGTGAAACTGCATGTTGGCTTACACGATTCGCCGGCTTCTCATGTTGATCCCGGTGCTGATCGGCATGTCGATCATTACGTTTGCCGTGGTGCATGCCATCCCCGGAGATCCGGCCAAAACCATTGCCGGGGAAAAAGCCACCCCGCAGCAATTGGAAGAGATCCGGCACAGTCTTGGACTGGATCAGCCGTTTTACATCCAATATTTCCGTTATGTGGGGGACCTTTTGCAGGGGGATCTGGGCACTTCGCTGATCACCAAGGTGCCGATCGCCGAAGAGATCGGCCCGTTTCTCGCCGCGACGGCCGAACTGGCGTTGACCAGCCTGGTGATCGCCGTGTTTTTCGGGGTCAACTTGGGCATTTTGTCCGCCTGGCGTCAAAACTCGTGGCTGGATTACGGCAGCATGGTGCTGGCCTTGATCGGGGTTTCCGTTCCCGTGTTCTGGCTGGGCCTGATGGAACAGTGGTTTTTCGCCCAGGAACTGGGGTGGTTGCCTTCCAACGGACGGGTCGATCCGCGTCTTGACATGGAGGGAATCACGCATTTTTATATCCTGGACGCGCTGATCATCGGCGATATGGAGCTGCTCGGTGACGTGCTCCTGCATCTGATCTTGCCGGCGGTGGCGCTGGCCACCATTCCGATGTCGATCATCGCCCGGATGACCCGCTCCAGCATGCTGGAAGTGATGCGTTCGGATTACATCCGCACGGCTCGTGCCAAAGGCTTGTCCGAGTTTTGGGTGATTTACAAGCACGCGTTCAAAAATGCCGTGATTCCCGTCCTGACCGTTGCCGGCCTGCAGCTCGGCATGCTGCTCGGAGGGGCGGTGTTGACGGAGACCATCTTCAGCTGGCCGGGGGTGGGGCGTTATATCTACGATGCCATCAACCAGCGCAACTACCCCGTCATCCAATCCGGCATTCTGGTGCTGGCCACGATGTTCGTCATCATCAACCTGATCGTCGACCTCTTGTATGCCTGGATTGACAAGCGGATTCAGTACGGGAAGGAGTGAACCGGAGCATGCAACAGCCACCGAATCCAGATCACACCACACTTGCGGCAGGACCGGAGCTTCCGGTTCGCCAGGCAGAAGAAACGCCGGTCCGCGACTTTTTCCGGGCATTTTTGCGGCACCGGTCCGCCGTGATCGGCAGCGTCATCATCCTGTTTTTCCTCTTCATCGCCCTGGTGGCTCCATGGATCGCACCCTATGATTATGCGGAGAAATCGGAGGCCGTGCTGCAGGCACCGTCCGGTGAACACTGGTTCGGCACCGATGATCTCGGAAGGGACGTTTTTTCGCGGGTGGTGCACGGTTCCCGCATTTCGCTGTGGGTCGGTTTCATCGCCGTCTCCGGTTCGATCGTGTTCGGAAGTTTGCTGGGGTTGATTGCCGGGTTTTACGGAGGATGGCGGGACACGGTCATTTCCCGCTTCTTTGACATCCTGCTCGCCTTTCCGGGAATCTTGCTGGCCATTGCCATCGTGGCCATGCTCGGTCCGGGGCTGAACAACGCGCTGATCGCCATCGCCATCATCAACATCCCCACCTTCGGACGGCTGATGCGTTCCAGGGTGCTCAGTGTCAAGGCGGAAGATTACATCCTGGCGGCCCGCGCGATGGGAATGAAAAACAGCCGGATCCTGCTGAAACACATCCTGCCCAACAGCTGGACGCCGATCATGGTGCAGGGAACGCTCGGGTTCGCCACGGCGGTCATCGAAGCGGCTGCGCTCGGCTTTCTGGGACTCGGCGCACAGCCGCCCGATCCCGAATGGGGCACCATGCTGGCCGACTCGCGGAAATTGATCCAGATCGCGCCGTGGACGATGATCTTTCCGGGAGTGGCCATCATGCTCACCGTGCTCGGATTCAACCTGCTGGGTGACGGGCTGCGCGATCTGTTTGATCCCCGGATGAAGCAGTGACGGAGCGCGGGGATGAAGAAAAAGGAGTCGCTCAACGCGGCTTCTTTTTTTGTCTCATCCCCGGAATGCGTTCCATACGGCGTTGACCCGTTTCTGATCCGACCTTGTATATTCGATTTCCAGCCGGGGGATGAATCTCCGGTAATAAGTCAATCCTCCCAGCGGGGGGGTCCTGGGCTGCTCCGGACCCGCAAACGTCACCTGCCCCGTTTTGGAGGGGGCCATGACCAGGGCCAATCCGGGTTTTTTCTCTCTGCTTTGAATTTTCGCCC from Staphylospora marina includes:
- a CDS encoding FAD-dependent thymidylate synthase → MNEKSRVDLSRYVSNLDRNVYTIFNLPEEVIAVIFAYVSRSPASFRDNLRKLLEDEELAVDMNSGSIATAFSEKAARFHEKWVVGYGHSSVAEHAVAHIGIERISRLASAELELANSFNSFTEYSQRYQRPRRGDVYVPPELDEVPELKSLFLSLNEEAFDVYERLMTGLTNHLEKTEKRGENETERAWRLRLEKIAFEDARYVLTLATLTNLGMTGNGRALRDTLVRLLSSPHEECRRLAREMEREISRVIPTLLKYVNPNEYLTETRDSLKNRLSRFRKEEPVREKGPSARFTFLPDYEDCLTELATHLLVREASLSWEEAARVSAGLAPEEKEQIAEEALSRLRFFDNPLDELHHLTYRMEMKISEANWHQLLRHNRRTHFSFSEPVIRFGYTVPPHIREAGLEEPFCAFIARAEDVYRRLEAWNPLIARYAVTNAHHRQVTASATLWELYHLINLRTSPEAQWDIRETFEQLHRRLRKAHPVLARFAKRRSG
- the yunB gene encoding sporulation protein YunB; this translates as MRIRRRLVRRPGFPAIGMSRHGMKVLVAVIVLGVLFQMIWMVEKNLEPVLLTIANTKVKKIAQDAMLDGIRDVQRSLGGEMGRLMAVEKGEDGKITFVKIDPDLQAKIYERVTGRIMDKMIQLEQTRIEVTLGQILQNNLLAEYGPDIPIQIWPKGAPKVNLVPKMESQGINMVMVTLHLEVHTEMGMVVPFTEQSIPVDFRYPIAQAVVVGEVPDYYFYNDLGQIKQESVGTPHHPVPPVPSGKEAP
- a CDS encoding ABC transporter ATP-binding protein, whose product is MTQPVLEIKQLKLHFFTDKGVVKAVDGLDLTIHEGEIVGLVGESGCGKSVTSLAIMGLVSKPGKIVDGSILFQGKDLTRLPPREMRKIRGKEIAMIFQEPMTSLNPLFTIGDQLVEAIRTHRSCSKKEARELSMEMLKKVGISREGVLDDYPHQLSGGMRQRVMIAMAMVLNPRLLIADEPTTALDVTIQAQILDLMRFLNKEFGTAILLITHDMGVVAEMCDRVVVMYAGQVVEQTECRKLFRSPKHPYTEGLLKSIPKLDEQRKRLYAIPGQVPTPLNMPDGCRFAPRCEKVMDICRVRGPELLPADEGHLSRCFLHQEEALRHGTAQG
- a CDS encoding ABC transporter ATP-binding protein, translated to MELLKVEGLKKVFPVRGGIFGRKVGEIVAVDDVSFTVRRGETLGLVGESGCGKSTTGRSILRLYEPTAGKVEFEGRDLLSLDEEEMRKARRDLQMVFQDPFASLNPRMKVAEILEEPLIVHGIGTAAERKEQVRELLSVVGLDKTHGSRYPHQFSGGQRQRIGIARALSTRPKLIVADEPVSALDVSIQSQVLNLMMDLQEQFELTYIFIAHDLSVVKHISNRVGVMYLGRVVELADRNELYEKPLHPYTQALLSAVPVPDPEAKRERIILKGDVPSPANPPKGCAFHPRCPHVMDICKEVRPAFEDQGGGHFVACHLMKKAEV
- a CDS encoding ABC transporter substrate-binding protein — its product is MKKRVWLLSLAMIFVFSSFLMACGKDAAEKPKEKTLIYGRGADSKLLDPIQVTDGESINVTDQIFDTLVEYDRDSTQVVPGLAESWETSPDGLEWTFKLRQDVKFHDGTPFNAEAVVYNFNRWMDKNHPEHKGGEFPYYGYMFGGYKGDPGHVIKNVTAVDEFTVKFELNSPQAPFLSNLAMSPFAIGSPTAIKKDPEGFARNPVGTGAFMFKEWKQNDSITLVKNPNYWKQGYPKLDKLIFKSIPDNSARFTALKSGDIDMMDGLNPNDVKLVESDSNLQLFKQSGMNVGYLAMNTEKKPFDNPKVRQAINHAVNKQAIVDTLFAGLAVPAVNPMPESIWGYNKNVKDYEFDLEKAKQLLAEAGYPNGFEVEFYAMTEPRPYMPDGKKVAEFIQADLAKIGIKAKIVTYDWQTYLDRTGKGEHAMALLGWSGDNGDPDNFLYVLLDKDNAKAPDAGNIAFYKSDAVHDLLIKAQQTSDVKERTQLYEKAQEIIKQDAPWVPLVHSVVPYAASKKVTGFKPHLINLNLDTVDLQ
- a CDS encoding ABC transporter permease codes for the protein MLAYTIRRLLMLIPVLIGMSIITFAVVHAIPGDPAKTIAGEKATPQQLEEIRHSLGLDQPFYIQYFRYVGDLLQGDLGTSLITKVPIAEEIGPFLAATAELALTSLVIAVFFGVNLGILSAWRQNSWLDYGSMVLALIGVSVPVFWLGLMEQWFFAQELGWLPSNGRVDPRLDMEGITHFYILDALIIGDMELLGDVLLHLILPAVALATIPMSIIARMTRSSMLEVMRSDYIRTARAKGLSEFWVIYKHAFKNAVIPVLTVAGLQLGMLLGGAVLTETIFSWPGVGRYIYDAINQRNYPVIQSGILVLATMFVIINLIVDLLYAWIDKRIQYGKE
- a CDS encoding ABC transporter permease, producing MQQPPNPDHTTLAAGPELPVRQAEETPVRDFFRAFLRHRSAVIGSVIILFFLFIALVAPWIAPYDYAEKSEAVLQAPSGEHWFGTDDLGRDVFSRVVHGSRISLWVGFIAVSGSIVFGSLLGLIAGFYGGWRDTVISRFFDILLAFPGILLAIAIVAMLGPGLNNALIAIAIINIPTFGRLMRSRVLSVKAEDYILAARAMGMKNSRILLKHILPNSWTPIMVQGTLGFATAVIEAAALGFLGLGAQPPDPEWGTMLADSRKLIQIAPWTMIFPGVAIMLTVLGFNLLGDGLRDLFDPRMKQ